The Methanocaldococcus jannaschii DSM 2661 genome has a segment encoding these proteins:
- a CDS encoding dolichyl-diphosphooligosaccharide--protein glycosyltransferase subunit STT3 — protein MSNALEKINNFFKEKSWIKVFLIILMLMFVSFQLRAQTADMKFAQDNEFLKDMFSDEHGRMYLLALDPYYYLRLSENLYNNGHCGDTIKVVDGKETPYDLYQYAPPGHPLPWEPPVICLATLAIYYIWHSIDLTVTIMNAAFWVPAVLGMLLGIPIYFVVRRVTNSNIGGIAGAIALISAPGLLYKTCAGFADTPIFEVLPILFIVWFILESIHSQEKTALFKKDLKNPISLFVIAALIIELIIGAYLNIASGESVVIASILFYTVSLAFILAGLIIAGIKKLKGNELEFELFALLAVILTAVSPKMWGAWWYGFDVITAFLVIYIIALALLKSQVKIKEFINIGNLKNIVYLSIFYIFGSFVLLVAIYGMGIAISPITSPLGYNQILSTYTQTTGWPNVYTTVAELAKPSSWSEIFTNAIGSDTIAIVGILGILLSFLSLRYEKVKLDIKYSILLAIWLAVTLYAATKGIRFAALATPPLAIGLGIFVGQLERFLKMKSDIAIFGIGIPAGIFGLLILSKYSAKISQILLPTTYVPIIAYGFLIVLALLAIYKISDIISTLNDKKETIIKVSTLLLCIGVVIPPLSAVVPFSVAPTFNNGWKEGLDWIKANTPNNSVITCWWDNGHIYTYEARRMVTFDGGSQNSPRAYWVGRAFATSNENLSIGIIRMLATSGDEAFKKGSVLMNFTHNNVSKTVKILNEILPVDRSKAYDILTKKYGLSDKKAKLVLNATHPEHPNPDYLITYNRMTDIAPVWSMFGFWNFSLPPNTPNDKREKGAFFKGTAYYLGNGTILANVNVYTYSYVTLINSTNISTAIVQKINGQAKIIGTFKIHKLYIKTPLGVKELVLNKDGQLSEFIRIEADGRGYAWLATRNLEDSIYAKLHFLDGYGLKHIKLVKATIDPTDFGIQPGFKIYKVDYGTDYLK, from the coding sequence ATGAGTAATGCATTAGAAAAAATAAACAATTTTTTCAAAGAGAAAAGCTGGATAAAGGTATTTTTAATTATTTTGATGTTGATGTTTGTAAGTTTTCAGTTGAGGGCTCAAACAGCGGATATGAAATTTGCCCAAGATAACGAATTTTTAAAAGATATGTTTTCAGATGAACATGGAAGGATGTATCTTTTAGCGTTAGACCCTTACTACTACTTAAGATTAAGTGAAAATCTCTACAATAACGGACACTGTGGGGATACAATAAAAGTTGTTGATGGAAAAGAAACACCTTATGATTTATATCAATACGCTCCTCCAGGACATCCACTGCCTTGGGAACCACCAGTTATCTGTTTAGCAACATTAGCTATCTACTATATATGGCATTCTATTGATTTGACTGTAACCATTATGAATGCTGCCTTCTGGGTTCCAGCAGTGTTGGGGATGTTGTTGGGAATACCAATTTATTTCGTGGTTAGGAGAGTTACAAATAGTAACATTGGAGGGATAGCTGGGGCTATAGCCCTAATATCGGCTCCTGGTTTATTATACAAAACATGTGCTGGATTTGCAGACACACCAATATTTGAAGTTCTACCAATACTCTTTATAGTTTGGTTTATTCTTGAGTCAATACACAGCCAGGAAAAAACTGCATTATTTAAAAAGGATTTAAAGAATCCTATTTCTTTATTCGTAATCGCTGCATTAATAATCGAGTTAATAATTGGAGCTTACTTAAATATCGCTTCAGGAGAAAGTGTAGTTATCGCTTCAATATTATTTTATACAGTATCTTTAGCATTTATTTTAGCAGGTTTAATAATAGCAGGAATTAAAAAATTGAAAGGTAATGAATTAGAGTTTGAATTATTTGCTTTATTGGCTGTAATATTAACAGCTGTGTCTCCAAAAATGTGGGGAGCTTGGTGGTATGGATTCGATGTAATAACCGCTTTCTTAGTAATATATATCATCGCCTTAGCATTATTAAAATCACAGGTAAAAATAAAAGAGTTTATTAATATTGGAAACCTTAAAAACATTGTCTATCTATCCATATTTTACATATTTGGGTCATTTGTATTATTGGTAGCAATATATGGTATGGGGATAGCAATTTCACCAATTACTTCACCTCTGGGTTATAACCAAATACTTTCAACTTACACTCAAACAACTGGTTGGCCTAACGTTTATACAACCGTTGCAGAGCTTGCAAAACCAAGCTCATGGAGTGAGATATTTACAAATGCCATTGGTTCAGATACAATAGCAATTGTTGGAATACTTGGGATACTTTTATCATTCTTATCTTTAAGATATGAAAAAGTTAAGTTGGATATAAAATATTCTATATTATTGGCTATTTGGTTAGCAGTAACTTTATATGCAGCAACAAAAGGAATTAGGTTTGCAGCTTTAGCAACTCCTCCATTGGCAATTGGTTTAGGGATATTTGTTGGGCAGTTAGAGAGATTCTTAAAAATGAAAAGCGATATTGCAATATTTGGTATTGGCATCCCTGCTGGAATATTTGGATTATTAATACTTTCAAAATACTCTGCAAAAATCTCTCAAATACTATTACCAACGACTTATGTTCCTATAATTGCCTATGGATTTTTAATTGTCTTAGCCCTATTAGCTATCTACAAAATATCTGATATAATCTCAACATTAAATGACAAAAAAGAAACAATAATAAAAGTTTCTACATTACTACTTTGCATTGGAGTCGTTATACCTCCATTATCTGCCGTAGTTCCATTTTCTGTTGCCCCAACCTTCAACAACGGATGGAAAGAAGGTTTAGATTGGATAAAGGCAAATACTCCAAACAACTCAGTTATAACCTGCTGGTGGGATAACGGGCACATCTACACTTATGAGGCAAGAAGAATGGTAACATTTGATGGAGGTAGTCAAAACTCTCCAAGAGCTTACTGGGTAGGAAGAGCTTTTGCGACATCAAACGAAAATCTATCTATCGGAATAATTAGGATGTTAGCAACAAGTGGAGATGAAGCATTTAAAAAAGGCAGTGTTCTAATGAACTTCACTCACAACAATGTCTCAAAGACAGTTAAGATATTGAATGAAATATTGCCAGTAGATAGAAGTAAAGCTTATGATATATTAACTAAAAAATACGGGTTGAGTGATAAAAAAGCAAAATTAGTTCTAAATGCAACCCATCCAGAACATCCAAATCCAGATTATTTAATAACATACAACAGAATGACAGATATTGCCCCAGTTTGGAGTATGTTTGGATTCTGGAATTTCTCTCTACCACCAAACACTCCAAATGACAAGAGGGAAAAAGGAGCGTTCTTTAAAGGAACTGCCTACTATTTAGGAAATGGAACAATCTTAGCAAATGTAAATGTCTATACATATAGTTATGTCACATTAATAAATAGTACTAACATTTCAACAGCAATTGTTCAAAAAATAAATGGACAAGCAAAAATCATTGGAACATTTAAGATACACAAGTTGTATATTAAAACACCTTTGGGAGTTAAGGAACTTGTATTAAATAAAGATGGACAGTTATCAGAGTTTATTAGAATAGAAGCAGATGGAAGAGGGTATGCCTGGTTAGCAACAAGAAACTTAGAAGATAGTATCTACGCTAAATTACACTTCTTAGATGGTTATGGATTAAAGCATATAAAGCTGGTTAAAGCTACAATAGACCCAACAGACTTTGGCATTCAGCCAGGATTTAAGATTTATAAGGTAGATTATGGAACTGATTATCTAAAATAA
- a CDS encoding methylated-DNA--[protein]-cysteine S-methyltransferase has protein sequence MIIQIEEYFIGMIFKGNQLVRNTIPLRREEIFNFMDGEVVSNPEDEHLKVAEIILKLYFAEIDDKKVRELISYKLEVPEFTKKVLDIVKDIEFGKTLTYGDIAKKLNTSPRAVGMALKRNPLPLIIPCHRVVAKNSLGGYSYGLDKKKFILERERLNMVSFKFNKVY, from the coding sequence ATGATTATTCAGATAGAAGAGTATTTTATAGGGATGATATTTAAAGGTAATCAATTGGTTAGAAATACAATCCCTTTAAGAAGGGAAGAGATATTTAATTTCATGGATGGGGAGGTTGTTAGCAATCCAGAAGATGAACATTTAAAAGTAGCTGAAATTATATTAAAATTATATTTTGCAGAAATTGATGATAAAAAAGTGAGGGAATTAATAAGTTATAAATTGGAAGTTCCAGAATTTACAAAAAAGGTTTTAGATATTGTTAAAGACATAGAATTTGGGAAAACCTTAACTTATGGAGATATTGCTAAAAAACTAAACACTTCACCAAGAGCTGTTGGAATGGCTTTAAAAAGAAATCCCTTACCTTTAATAATTCCATGTCACAGAGTTGTTGCTAAAAATTCATTGGGAGGGTATTCCTATGGATTAGACAAGAAAAAATTTATCTTAGAGAGAGAAAGATTAAATATGGTGTCTTTCAAATTTAATAAAGTCTATTAA
- the tpiA gene encoding triose-phosphate isomerase, producing the protein MLIVINYKTYNESIGNRGLEIAKIAEKVSEESGITIGVAPQFVDLRMIVENVNIPVYAQHIDNINPGSHTGHILAEAIKDCGCKGTLINHSEKRMLLADIEAVINKCKNLGLETIVCTNNINTSKAVAALSPDYIAVEPPELIGTGIPVSKANPEVVEGTVRAVKEINKDVKVLCGAGISKGEDVKAALDLGAEGVLLASGVVKAKNVEEAIRELIKFI; encoded by the coding sequence ATGTTGATAGTAATTAACTATAAAACATACAATGAAAGTATAGGAAATAGAGGTTTAGAGATAGCTAAAATTGCTGAGAAAGTTAGTGAAGAAAGTGGAATTACAATAGGAGTAGCTCCTCAATTTGTAGATTTAAGGATGATTGTTGAAAATGTCAATATTCCAGTTTATGCTCAACATATAGATAATATAAACCCTGGAAGTCATACTGGACATATATTGGCTGAAGCTATTAAAGATTGTGGTTGTAAAGGAACTCTAATAAACCATTCGGAGAAGAGAATGCTGTTGGCTGATATTGAAGCAGTTATAAATAAATGCAAAAATTTAGGATTAGAAACAATTGTCTGCACAAATAATATAAACACTTCTAAGGCAGTTGCAGCCCTAAGCCCTGATTATATTGCTGTTGAACCACCAGAGCTTATAGGAACTGGAATTCCAGTATCAAAGGCAAATCCAGAGGTTGTTGAGGGAACTGTTAGGGCAGTTAAAGAGATAAACAAGGATGTCAAAGTTTTATGTGGAGCTGGAATTTCTAAAGGAGAAGATGTTAAAGCAGCCCTTGATTTGGGAGCTGAGGGTGTTTTATTAGCTTCTGGAGTAGTTAAAGCAAAGAATGTAGAAGAGGCTATAAGAGAATTAATAAAGTTCATCTAA
- a CDS encoding restriction endonuclease subunit S translates to MQFYKEENFKKTEIGEIPEDWEVRELKDILEVIRNGLTAKQNKDKIGYPITRIETISDSKIDITKLGYVEDIKQEDIAKYRLIIGDILFSHINSEEHIGKVAIYEGKPEFLLHGMNLLLLRPNKNKIEPYYLLYLLRHFKQKNIFKYIAKRAVNQSSINQTQLKHLKIPLPPLEEQKQIAKILSDFDNLIGTINKQIEVLNKAKKGMMKKLFTKGVFEHKSFKKSEIGEIPEDWEVVELGNEKYFKIIMGQSPPSSSYNKEGEGVPFLQGKAEFGNIYPNPVLYTNKPLKVVDDEDILISVRAPVGDVNIAPFKLCIGRGLAGIKSNKEKVDNFFVFYYLSYIKPKIEYLGGGAVFKAITKKDLESIKIPLPPLEEQKAIAKRLKAIDDLIEIKRKEKEQIEKAKKKIMNLLLTGKIRVKT, encoded by the coding sequence TTGCAATTTTATAAAGAGGAGAATTTTAAAAAAACAGAGATTGGAGAGATTCCAGAGGATTGGGAGGTTAGGGAATTAAAAGACATTTTAGAGGTTATCAGAAATGGACTAACTGCTAAGCAAAATAAAGATAAAATAGGTTATCCAATAACAAGAATTGAAACGATTTCTGATAGTAAAATAGACATAACAAAATTAGGGTATGTTGAAGATATTAAACAAGAGGATATTGCTAAATATAGATTAATTATCGGGGATATTTTATTCAGTCATATAAATAGTGAGGAACATATTGGAAAAGTAGCAATTTATGAAGGGAAACCCGAATTTTTACTTCATGGAATGAATTTACTACTTCTTAGACCTAACAAAAACAAAATTGAGCCTTATTATTTATTATATTTATTGAGGCATTTTAAACAAAAAAATATATTTAAATATATAGCAAAAAGAGCAGTTAATCAATCATCAATAAATCAAACACAACTAAAACATTTAAAAATCCCCCTCCCTCCCTTAGAAGAACAGAAACAAATAGCAAAAATATTAAGTGACTTTGATAACCTAATAGGAACAATAAATAAGCAGATTGAAGTATTAAATAAGGCAAAAAAGGGGATGATGAAAAAATTATTTACTAAAGGAGTTTTTGAGCATAAAAGTTTTAAAAAATCTGAAATTGGGGAGATTCCAGAGGATTGGGAGGTTGTTGAGTTAGGAAATGAAAAATATTTCAAAATTATAATGGGACAATCACCACCATCATCATCCTATAATAAAGAAGGTGAAGGAGTTCCATTTTTACAAGGAAAAGCAGAATTTGGAAATATTTATCCTAATCCAGTATTATACACAAATAAACCTTTAAAAGTCGTTGATGATGAAGATATTTTAATTTCAGTTAGGGCTCCAGTTGGAGATGTAAATATAGCACCGTTTAAACTTTGTATCGGTAGAGGATTAGCAGGAATAAAATCAAATAAAGAAAAAGTAGATAATTTCTTTGTATTTTATTATTTGAGTTATATAAAGCCAAAAATAGAATATTTAGGAGGAGGTGCAGTATTCAAAGCAATAACTAAAAAAGATTTAGAAAGTATAAAAATCCCCCTCCCACCATTAGAAGAACAAAAAGCAATAGCTAAAAGATTAAAAGCCATTGATGATTTAATAGAAATAAAAAGAAAAGAAAAAGAACAAATAGAAAAAGCAAAAAAGAAAATAATGAATCTACTACTAACTGGAAAAATAAGAGTAAAAACCTAA
- the mer gene encoding 5,10-methylenetetrahydromethanopterin reductase gives MKFGIEFVPNEPIQKLCYYVKLAEDNGFEYCWITDHYNNRNVYMALTAIAMNTNKIKLGPGVTNPYVRSPAITASAIATLDELSGGRAVLGIGPGDKATFDALGIEWVKPVTTLKESIEVIRKLLAGERVSYEGKVVKIAGAALAVKPIQKAVPVYMGAQGPKMLETAGMIADGVLINASNPKDFEAAIPLIKKGAEAAGRSMDEIDVAAYACMSVDKNADKAKQAAVPVVAFIAAGSPPVVLERHGIDMEKVEAIRNALKSGNFPEAFKNVDDTMLEAFSIYGTPEDVVEKCKKLAEMGVTQIVAGSPIGPNKETAIKLIGKKVIPALKE, from the coding sequence GTGAAATTTGGTATCGAATTTGTTCCAAACGAGCCAATACAAAAGCTCTGTTACTATGTTAAGTTAGCTGAAGACAACGGATTTGAATACTGTTGGATTACAGACCACTACAACAACAGAAATGTCTATATGGCTTTAACAGCTATCGCAATGAACACAAACAAAATTAAGTTAGGACCAGGAGTTACAAACCCATACGTTAGAAGCCCAGCAATAACAGCTTCAGCTATTGCAACATTGGACGAGTTATCAGGAGGAAGAGCTGTTTTAGGTATCGGTCCAGGAGATAAGGCTACTTTTGATGCATTAGGAATTGAGTGGGTTAAGCCAGTTACAACATTAAAAGAATCAATTGAAGTTATAAGAAAGTTGTTAGCTGGAGAGAGAGTTTCTTATGAAGGAAAGGTTGTCAAGATTGCAGGAGCTGCTTTAGCAGTTAAACCAATCCAAAAGGCAGTTCCTGTTTATATGGGAGCTCAAGGACCAAAGATGTTAGAAACAGCTGGTATGATTGCTGATGGAGTTTTAATTAATGCATCAAACCCAAAAGACTTCGAAGCAGCAATCCCATTAATTAAGAAAGGTGCCGAAGCTGCTGGAAGAAGCATGGACGAGATTGATGTCGCTGCCTACGCATGTATGTCAGTTGATAAGAATGCAGATAAAGCTAAGCAGGCAGCAGTTCCAGTTGTTGCATTCATCGCAGCAGGTTCTCCACCAGTTGTCTTAGAGAGACATGGAATTGACATGGAGAAAGTTGAGGCAATAAGAAACGCTTTAAAATCAGGAAACTTCCCAGAAGCATTCAAGAATGTTGATGACACAATGTTAGAGGCATTCTCAATCTACGGAACACCAGAAGATGTTGTTGAGAAGTGTAAAAAATTAGCTGAGATGGGAGTTACTCAAATCGTTGCTGGTTCCCCAATTGGACCAAACAAAGAAACAGCAATTAAATTAATTGGTAAGAAGGTTATTCCAGCATTAAAAGAGTAA
- a CDS encoding UPF0280 family protein, giving the protein MWFKKRIIIKETNILLKVDDKGYFKKAEEIILKNRLELERYILKNPYFLTSYFPVDVEDDAPEIVRLMAIAGEIANVGPMASVAGAIAEMLIKNLNAKNIIAENGGDICLRAKKDVIIGLYAGNSKITGEVGFRLKKEKIKNIYGVCTSSATVGHSVSFGEADAVTVFAKSSAIADAAATAICNASRGRDEEEMINNALEKADEIKKIDGIFVVVKDKVGIKGKIPELVKTDKRITLGELFDIY; this is encoded by the coding sequence ATGTGGTTCAAAAAAAGGATTATAATAAAAGAGACAAATATACTCTTAAAGGTTGATGATAAAGGGTATTTTAAAAAGGCGGAGGAGATTATTTTAAAAAATAGATTAGAGTTAGAGAGGTATATATTAAAAAATCCCTATTTTTTAACATCATATTTTCCAGTTGATGTAGAAGATGATGCCCCAGAAATCGTAAGATTAATGGCTATAGCTGGAGAAATTGCCAATGTAGGACCCATGGCAAGTGTTGCTGGTGCAATAGCTGAGATGTTAATTAAAAATCTCAATGCCAAAAACATCATTGCTGAAAATGGTGGAGATATCTGCTTAAGGGCTAAAAAAGACGTTATTATTGGCCTATATGCTGGAAATTCAAAGATTACTGGAGAAGTTGGATTTAGATTAAAAAAAGAGAAGATTAAAAATATCTATGGTGTTTGCACTTCTTCAGCAACTGTAGGTCATTCAGTAAGCTTTGGAGAGGCTGATGCTGTTACTGTCTTTGCTAAGAGCTCTGCTATAGCGGACGCTGCAGCAACAGCTATATGTAATGCTTCAAGAGGAAGAGATGAAGAAGAGATGATAAACAATGCATTAGAAAAAGCGGATGAAATAAAAAAAATAGATGGAATTTTTGTTGTTGTAAAAGATAAGGTAGGAATTAAAGGAAAAATTCCAGAGTTAGTCAAGACAGATAAAAGAATAACCTTGGGAGAGCTGTTCGATATTTATTAA
- the rimI gene encoding ribosomal protein S18-alanine N-acetyltransferase: MIIRKFSSKDLDAVEEIEREAFKTPYPTSLILGFWSMYPNCFYVAEIDGRVVGYILGSMDWGNGHIISLAVKKECRGLGIGTALLKTLENYYFNIANCNYIVLEVRVSNVLARRFYYRMGYRDRKLLPKYYEDGEDAILMIKKKPNAKGPLIITLW, translated from the coding sequence ATGATAATAAGAAAATTCTCATCTAAAGATTTAGATGCTGTTGAAGAAATTGAGAGAGAGGCATTTAAAACCCCTTATCCAACCAGCTTAATTTTAGGATTTTGGTCAATGTATCCAAACTGTTTTTATGTGGCAGAGATTGATGGGAGGGTTGTTGGGTATATTTTGGGAAGTATGGATTGGGGGAATGGACACATTATCTCATTGGCTGTAAAAAAAGAATGTAGAGGGCTTGGAATTGGAACAGCTTTACTAAAAACACTTGAAAACTATTATTTCAATATAGCTAACTGTAACTACATAGTTTTGGAGGTTAGGGTTTCAAATGTCCTGGCGAGAAGATTTTATTATAGGATGGGTTATAGAGATAGAAAGCTTCTTCCAAAATACTATGAAGATGGGGAAGACGCCATATTGATGATAAAAAAGAAACCAAATGCTAAAGGGCCATTAATAATAACGTTGTGGTGA
- a CDS encoding PINc/VapC family ATPase, with translation MNLEERKKLETKSIDELDLIGKKVCVDTCVVIDGRITELIERGKLKDATIIIPEAVVSELEYQANMGREIGYKGIEELRKLIEKASEHNIKVEYYGERPTREEIFLAKSGEIDAMIRKVAKETNSILLTSDWIQYNLAKAQGIEAYFLEAAEEEVELVLDKYFDEETMSVHLKEGCLPYAKKGKPGEVKLVPIGDKELTKEEMEDIIDNIIKYAEQNNGFFEIQRKGATVIQLGNIRISIARPPFSEALEVTAVRPVVKASLEDYELSDKLMERLKERAEGIFVSGPPGSGKSTFVAALAEFYRSQGKIVKTMESPRDLQVSKEITQYAPLEGDMEKTCDILLLVRPDYTIYDEVRKTRDFEIFADMRMAGVGMVGVVHASKPIDAIQRLIGRVELGVIPQVVDTVIFIKDGKIQKVYEIDFTVKVPYGMVEEDLARPVIEVKDFETGRVEYEIYTYGEQVVVMPIKEEGGKKAPIYGYAEEKLEEILKKLLPRKAKPMVKVTGDNSIDLIVPEKYIGAIIGKGGKEISKLEDMLGLKISVKEKEKEEEKDMERIYRKYEYVNELESTRIYETDKYVVVDVGEDFAGENIRIYIDGKLLTTVTVRNDGTVRINKKTKVGKEILEAIDEGRDIYVDLQ, from the coding sequence ATGAATCTTGAAGAGAGGAAAAAGTTAGAAACAAAATCTATTGATGAATTAGATTTAATTGGAAAAAAAGTTTGTGTCGATACCTGTGTCGTTATAGATGGTAGAATAACAGAGCTAATTGAGAGAGGTAAGCTTAAAGATGCTACAATAATAATTCCTGAAGCTGTGGTTTCTGAATTAGAGTATCAGGCAAACATGGGTAGAGAGATAGGATATAAAGGGATAGAAGAGCTTAGAAAACTAATAGAAAAAGCAAGTGAGCATAACATTAAAGTTGAATACTATGGAGAAAGACCTACAAGAGAGGAGATATTTTTAGCAAAAAGTGGAGAAATTGATGCAATGATTAGAAAAGTAGCTAAAGAAACAAACTCTATATTATTAACAAGTGATTGGATTCAATACAACTTAGCTAAGGCACAAGGTATTGAAGCATACTTCTTAGAGGCTGCAGAAGAGGAAGTTGAACTTGTATTGGATAAATACTTCGATGAAGAAACAATGTCTGTGCATTTAAAAGAGGGATGTTTGCCTTATGCTAAAAAAGGTAAGCCTGGAGAAGTTAAGCTTGTTCCAATAGGGGATAAAGAACTGACTAAAGAAGAGATGGAAGATATAATTGATAATATTATAAAGTATGCAGAACAGAATAATGGATTCTTTGAAATTCAAAGAAAAGGAGCTACAGTTATCCAATTAGGAAATATTAGAATTTCAATTGCAAGACCGCCATTTTCTGAGGCTTTAGAGGTTACAGCAGTTAGACCAGTAGTTAAAGCTTCATTAGAGGATTATGAATTGTCAGATAAGTTGATGGAGAGATTAAAGGAGAGGGCAGAGGGTATCTTTGTTTCTGGTCCTCCAGGAAGTGGAAAATCAACGTTTGTAGCGGCTTTGGCAGAGTTCTATAGAAGCCAAGGAAAAATAGTTAAGACAATGGAAAGTCCAAGAGATTTGCAAGTTAGCAAGGAGATAACTCAATATGCACCATTAGAGGGAGATATGGAGAAGACATGTGATATCCTATTATTGGTTAGACCTGATTACACAATCTATGACGAAGTTAGAAAGACAAGAGACTTTGAGATATTTGCAGACATGAGAATGGCTGGAGTTGGAATGGTTGGGGTTGTTCATGCTTCAAAACCAATAGATGCTATCCAAAGGTTGATTGGAAGGGTTGAGCTTGGAGTTATTCCACAAGTTGTAGATACTGTAATCTTTATAAAAGATGGAAAGATACAGAAGGTTTATGAGATTGACTTCACAGTTAAAGTGCCTTATGGAATGGTTGAAGAAGATTTAGCAAGGCCTGTTATTGAAGTTAAGGACTTTGAGACTGGAAGAGTTGAGTATGAAATCTACACCTATGGAGAACAAGTTGTGGTTATGCCAATTAAAGAAGAAGGTGGAAAAAAAGCCCCAATATATGGATATGCTGAAGAGAAGTTGGAGGAGATATTGAAAAAACTTCTACCAAGGAAAGCTAAGCCTATGGTAAAGGTTACTGGAGACAACTCAATTGATTTAATTGTTCCAGAGAAGTATATAGGAGCTATTATAGGAAAGGGTGGAAAAGAGATATCAAAATTGGAAGATATGCTTGGATTAAAAATTTCAGTTAAAGAAAAGGAGAAAGAAGAAGAAAAAGACATGGAAAGGATATATAGAAAGTATGAATATGTAAATGAGCTTGAATCAACAAGAATTTATGAGACAGATAAATATGTGGTCGTGGATGTTGGAGAGGACTTTGCAGGAGAAAACATAAGGATATACATAGATGGGAAGTTATTAACAACAGTAACTGTTAGAAATGACGGGACAGTGAGGATAAACAAAAAAACAAAGGTAGGAAAAGAGATTTTAGAAGCAATTGATGAAGGAAGAGACATATATGTTGATTTGCAATAA
- a CDS encoding DUF4870 domain-containing protein, with the protein MALGLDRNMEGVLCYLLFWISGLIFLLLEREDDFIRFHAMQSFITFLSLNLIAIIVSAIPIIGWVASTLINIAIIILWIVGMIKAYNGERYKFPVFGDIAERYYREFLK; encoded by the coding sequence ATGGCTTTGGGATTGGATAGGAATATGGAGGGAGTTTTATGCTATTTGTTATTTTGGATTAGTGGATTGATATTTTTGTTGTTAGAGAGGGAAGATGATTTTATTAGATTTCACGCTATGCAGTCATTTATAACCTTTTTAAGTTTAAATTTAATTGCCATAATTGTATCTGCAATTCCAATAATTGGATGGGTAGCTTCCACTTTAATAAACATAGCCATAATTATCCTATGGATTGTTGGGATGATTAAAGCCTACAATGGGGAAAGATATAAATTTCCAGTGTTTGGAGATATAGCAGAGAGATATTACAGAGAATTTTTGAAATAA
- the hisA gene encoding 1-(5-phosphoribosyl)-5-[(5-phosphoribosylamino)methylideneamino]imidazole-4-carboxamide isomerase, with protein MIIIPAVDLKDKKCVQLIQGDPNKKHLELNNPVEVAKKFVDEGAEYLHIIDLDAAFGTGNNRDVIKNIIKEVNVPVEVGGGIRNLEIAKELISLGVDRVIVGTKAILEPKFIDDLNKEIGKDKIVLAVECKEGKVVIKGWKEKVDKTPIEVIKEFEDKVGYILFTNVDVEGLLKGINVDIIKELIEKTDIPIIYSGGITTLEDIKALKELGIYGVVIGSALYKGLIDLKKALEIVKN; from the coding sequence ATGATAATAATCCCTGCAGTTGATTTAAAAGATAAAAAGTGCGTTCAGCTAATTCAAGGAGACCCAAATAAAAAGCATTTGGAACTAAACAATCCAGTAGAAGTTGCTAAAAAATTTGTAGATGAAGGGGCTGAGTATCTACATATAATCGATTTAGATGCCGCATTTGGAACAGGAAATAATAGAGACGTTATTAAGAACATTATAAAAGAGGTTAATGTTCCAGTTGAGGTTGGAGGAGGAATTAGAAATTTAGAGATAGCAAAGGAATTAATTAGCTTGGGAGTTGATAGAGTTATAGTGGGAACTAAGGCAATTTTAGAACCAAAATTCATAGATGATTTAAATAAAGAGATTGGAAAAGATAAGATAGTTTTAGCTGTAGAATGTAAAGAGGGAAAGGTTGTTATTAAAGGATGGAAGGAAAAAGTAGATAAAACTCCAATAGAAGTTATTAAGGAATTTGAAGATAAGGTTGGCTATATATTATTTACAAATGTAGATGTTGAGGGCTTATTAAAAGGAATAAATGTTGATATAATTAAAGAGTTAATTGAAAAGACTGATATTCCTATCATCTACTCTGGTGGAATTACAACCTTAGAAGACATAAAAGCTTTAAAAGAACTTGGTATTTATGGAGTTGTTATTGGTTCAGCACTATATAAAGGTTTAATTGATTTAAAAAAGGCGTTAGAGATAGTTAAAAATTAA